In Psychrobacter immobilis, a single genomic region encodes these proteins:
- a CDS encoding siderophore-interacting protein, producing the protein MAQPLTQYDFDKTPLDMADKAQFMSHVNEEHQDELAMFINAFTTTAVSEHEIASIAELYTDGILMDVTTAHHDNDTLTNSSKLSRQYFIDFTVPISDSMTLQEQYITLLQTSANKLGKRTIKLQEQRFTVINGYYASPNMYRLLVTAPDTTPLTHPGYAYLFELNADGLSATKHQPKDSDKPLQRYYTLRKAWRDSSSSSVQAWIDVYIHGDTAGGSWARALNCGSQIKTVREYPEKIEHLSTGQCLLICDETSLPTVANLLENWQNPLPPLVIAITNDPEDIRYLHTLTLSNPLRHEAHFLQDNVCQLINTPTTDITEQIMALLNTQFARLPVKIDKVWGALEAADIKLLRQQLKATLGLSRQDMVIKVYWRAQ; encoded by the coding sequence ATGGCTCAACCACTTACTCAGTACGATTTCGATAAAACGCCGCTCGACATGGCTGACAAAGCCCAGTTTATGAGTCATGTCAATGAAGAGCATCAAGATGAACTCGCGATGTTTATCAATGCCTTTACTACCACGGCAGTGAGTGAGCACGAGATCGCCTCGATAGCAGAGCTGTATACTGATGGGATACTAATGGATGTCACAACCGCCCATCATGACAACGATACCTTAACAAACAGCAGCAAGCTCAGCCGTCAATATTTTATCGATTTTACAGTTCCTATTAGTGACTCTATGACGCTACAAGAGCAATATATAACGCTATTGCAAACATCTGCCAATAAGCTTGGCAAGCGCACGATTAAGCTTCAAGAACAGCGTTTTACAGTCATTAATGGCTATTATGCCAGCCCCAATATGTATCGACTGCTGGTAACCGCACCCGATACTACGCCACTCACTCATCCGGGCTACGCGTATTTGTTTGAGCTAAATGCGGACGGTCTATCTGCTACAAAACACCAGCCCAAAGATAGCGACAAACCTTTGCAGCGCTACTATACCTTGCGAAAAGCATGGCGAGATTCGAGCAGCTCGTCCGTCCAAGCGTGGATAGATGTCTACATTCACGGCGACACGGCAGGAGGCAGTTGGGCGCGCGCACTTAACTGTGGCAGTCAAATCAAAACAGTACGTGAATATCCAGAGAAGATAGAACATCTCAGCACTGGTCAGTGCTTACTCATCTGTGATGAAACCTCCTTGCCTACGGTGGCCAATCTATTGGAAAACTGGCAGAATCCATTGCCGCCCCTCGTCATAGCCATCACTAATGATCCAGAGGACATTCGTTATCTACATACCCTAACGCTCAGTAATCCACTACGCCACGAGGCGCATTTTTTGCAAGATAATGTGTGCCAGCTGATTAATACCCCAACAACTGATATTACAGAGCAAATAATGGCATTATTAAATACGCAATTTGCGCGACTGCCTGTCAAAATTGACAAAGTATGGGGCGCGCTGGAAGCAGCGGATATCAAATTATTGCGACAGCAACTAAAGGCAACCCTTGGGTTATCACGTCAGGATATGGTCATTAAAGTCTACTGGCGTGCGCAATAA
- a CDS encoding TonB-dependent receptor has protein sequence MQLSRLYSALFRPTLLNMSRHPLSLKSLCSSCLSTSVILLGASQAAWAQTDLNADAQSDTPSVVLDEIVVTSSADASADGLPDAYEGGQVATGSRVGILGNQDIMDTPFSTTSYTNEYIGNQQAQSVGDLLKKDPTVRVARGFGNFQEAYFMRGFVTTSDDTMYNGLYGILPRQYIATELFERVEVQRGASAMLNGAAPSGGNAGGTINLLPKRASNDPLRQLTLGYGQGDQGKIAIDVSDRFGADDAFGVRFNAAYQDGDSAIDDESSTLGLAALGLDYRGDQYRLSADLGWQDNKLKETRPSVTLAGVSRVPKAPDGSKNWAQPWTYSDEEDVFGTIRGEYDFTDNITAYGAYGVRSGEEENSLANLTVNNVDGAGTVYRFDNSRKDLVQSAELGLRGQWQTGGVAHHWVLAADLYDQEEKGAFAYDFGNQPATNLYRPIDYAEVPFTSTAIFGGNLDDPKLTNEKQFQSFALADTISMFDDKLKTTLGVRHQNLKTTSYDPNTQAKTADYDKSEWTPSVGIVYQPSMDWSVYGNYIESLAPGARAPLTNNSGAVTNGGQNLDPYVSEQTEVGVKYDNGLIGSSLAIFRTNEPRAYINDANTFVAAGENRHQGVELTVFGSPSENMRFNAGVTYLNAEQKDTGDVTFDGNRVIGLPTLQSNVNLEYDLAAVEGLTVTGDIIHTGARYADAANSLKVDGYTTLDLGARYKTMLAGQDVTLKGVVTNITGEDYWQSVGGYAGAGYLNAGEPTALKVSATFDF, from the coding sequence ATGCAACTGTCTCGTTTATACTCTGCTTTATTTCGCCCTACTCTATTGAATATGTCTCGCCATCCCTTGTCATTAAAATCACTGTGCTCATCTTGTCTGTCTACATCGGTAATACTACTGGGTGCAAGCCAAGCCGCGTGGGCACAAACAGATTTAAATGCTGACGCTCAATCCGATACCCCAAGCGTGGTACTCGATGAGATTGTCGTGACCAGTAGTGCTGATGCATCAGCCGATGGGTTGCCAGATGCCTATGAAGGTGGTCAAGTAGCGACAGGAAGCCGTGTCGGAATCTTGGGCAATCAAGACATCATGGACACGCCGTTCTCCACTACCTCATATACCAATGAATATATCGGCAATCAACAAGCCCAAAGTGTGGGCGACCTGCTCAAAAAAGACCCGACTGTTCGTGTCGCTAGAGGCTTTGGCAACTTTCAAGAAGCGTACTTTATGCGCGGCTTTGTCACAACCTCTGACGACACGATGTACAATGGTCTATACGGCATATTGCCAAGGCAGTATATCGCTACTGAATTGTTCGAGCGTGTCGAGGTTCAACGCGGGGCATCTGCCATGCTAAATGGTGCAGCGCCCAGTGGTGGTAACGCCGGTGGTACGATTAACCTATTACCTAAGCGCGCCAGTAATGACCCACTACGTCAACTAACGCTTGGTTATGGTCAAGGTGATCAAGGCAAAATCGCTATAGACGTCAGTGATCGCTTTGGTGCTGATGATGCATTTGGTGTGCGCTTTAACGCCGCTTATCAAGATGGCGACAGCGCGATTGATGATGAATCTTCAACACTGGGTCTTGCAGCGTTAGGACTAGATTATAGAGGCGATCAGTATCGATTATCAGCTGATTTGGGCTGGCAAGACAACAAACTCAAAGAGACTCGCCCTAGTGTCACGCTTGCTGGAGTTTCTAGAGTACCAAAAGCACCAGACGGCTCAAAGAATTGGGCGCAGCCTTGGACGTATTCAGATGAAGAAGATGTCTTTGGTACCATTCGAGGAGAATATGATTTTACTGATAATATTACCGCTTATGGTGCTTACGGTGTGCGAAGTGGTGAGGAAGAAAACTCACTGGCCAATCTAACCGTCAACAATGTTGATGGTGCGGGTACGGTTTATCGCTTTGATAACTCTAGAAAAGATTTGGTACAAAGTGCTGAGCTCGGTCTGCGTGGTCAATGGCAAACGGGTGGCGTGGCTCATCATTGGGTACTAGCAGCGGATCTCTATGACCAAGAAGAAAAAGGGGCGTTCGCCTATGATTTTGGTAATCAACCCGCAACCAATTTATATCGCCCTATTGACTACGCTGAGGTACCTTTTACAAGCACAGCAATCTTCGGTGGTAACTTAGACGATCCAAAATTGACCAATGAGAAGCAATTCCAGAGCTTTGCGCTAGCCGACACTATTTCTATGTTCGATGACAAGTTAAAAACTACTTTAGGTGTGCGTCATCAGAATTTAAAAACCACCAGCTATGATCCTAACACTCAGGCTAAAACGGCTGATTACGATAAAAGCGAGTGGACACCAAGCGTTGGAATTGTCTATCAACCAAGCATGGACTGGTCTGTTTATGGTAACTATATCGAAAGCCTAGCGCCAGGCGCAAGGGCACCTCTGACTAATAATAGTGGTGCTGTCACCAATGGTGGTCAAAATTTAGATCCTTATGTGAGTGAGCAGACTGAGGTTGGCGTTAAGTATGACAATGGTTTAATTGGCAGTAGTTTGGCGATATTCCGCACTAATGAGCCGCGCGCTTATATCAATGACGCCAACACCTTTGTGGCTGCTGGCGAAAATCGCCATCAAGGGGTGGAATTGACTGTATTTGGTAGCCCAAGCGAAAACATGCGTTTCAATGCTGGTGTTACTTACTTAAATGCTGAGCAAAAAGACACGGGCGATGTGACGTTCGACGGCAACCGAGTCATCGGACTGCCCACGCTACAAAGCAACGTCAACCTAGAATATGATTTAGCAGCAGTTGAAGGATTGACGGTGACCGGCGATATCATTCACACAGGCGCACGTTATGCTGATGCTGCCAACAGCTTAAAAGTTGACGGTTATACCACGCTAGATCTAGGTGCTCGCTACAAAACCATGCTCGCTGGACAAGACGTGACGCTAAAAGGAGTAGTTACTAATATTACTGGTGAAGACTATTGGCAATCAGTGGGTGGTTATGCGGGTGCTGGGTATTTAAATGCCGGTGAGCCTACTGCCCTAAAAGTATCAGCGACTTTCGACTTTTAA
- a CDS encoding multidrug ABC transporter permease/ATP-binding protein, with product MSSHATVSLYQMIWAHYRLPFLKVIFLNLVNAAVSVGIIAYINHTFISQPVFNTLSWASLGQFSALVLLLLVTTFVSQYALTRLGHQFVYELRTKLVKQIIDTKVPQIDHLGSARLLASLSSDIQSITVAFVRMPELVQGVILSVGVALYLGWLSLPLLLIVMFWIAMTIWISTILVKHVYTHLRELREINDLLYEDYQSIIDGRKELALNQHRAEKLYKHDFLNHAKSYQNRVIKSDTYHLSAVNWSNIMMFAAIGVVFAVSNYLTIPMGIATTFSLTILFMQSPILHAVGAYPTLQTAQVALDKIQSLELAEYQSTFTTDIVVNNWQSISFNDIGYRYASINTDANELVVKENEHASDILKSVNLTLQRGDVVFLIGANGSGKSTLAKIITGIFTPSIGAVKIDSQLVDSENNADYRQLFSAIFSDQHLFKQLIGRERQQPDEALVNTWLHKLNLQDKVSVTDNQLSTDKLSQGQRKRLAMLIAVAEQKDILLLDEWAADQDPAFRRVFYQTLIPELKALGKTLFIISHDDGYFEHADRLLLMKEGRLIELNAEERQRASADAIAMLE from the coding sequence ATGTCCTCTCACGCCACCGTTTCTTTATATCAGATGATTTGGGCACACTATCGCCTGCCCTTTCTTAAAGTTATTTTCCTTAATTTGGTGAATGCGGCGGTCAGTGTGGGCATCATTGCCTATATCAATCACACCTTTATCAGTCAGCCTGTTTTTAATACCTTATCGTGGGCAAGCTTGGGTCAATTTTCAGCTTTGGTGCTGCTGCTATTAGTCACGACCTTCGTATCACAATATGCACTGACCCGTTTGGGGCATCAGTTCGTCTACGAGCTTAGAACCAAGCTGGTCAAACAAATCATCGATACCAAAGTTCCGCAAATAGATCATTTGGGTAGCGCACGGTTACTCGCCAGCTTATCCTCAGATATTCAATCGATTACCGTCGCCTTTGTGCGTATGCCAGAACTGGTGCAAGGCGTTATTTTATCGGTTGGTGTCGCCCTTTATTTAGGCTGGTTGTCGCTGCCATTATTATTGATTGTCATGTTTTGGATTGCGATGACGATTTGGATAAGCACCATTTTAGTGAAGCATGTCTATACTCATTTAAGAGAGCTCAGAGAGATCAATGATCTTTTATATGAGGACTATCAATCCATTATAGATGGTCGCAAAGAGCTGGCGCTTAATCAACACCGCGCTGAAAAACTCTACAAACATGATTTTTTAAATCATGCCAAGTCTTATCAAAATCGAGTGATTAAATCGGATACGTATCATTTATCCGCCGTGAATTGGTCGAATATTATGATGTTCGCAGCCATTGGTGTGGTGTTTGCCGTGTCAAATTATCTTACTATTCCAATGGGTATTGCCACCACTTTCTCTTTAACCATTCTATTCATGCAATCACCCATCCTCCATGCCGTCGGCGCGTATCCGACCTTACAAACGGCACAAGTGGCGCTGGATAAAATACAATCTTTAGAATTGGCGGAGTACCAATCAACCTTTACAACGGATATTGTGGTCAACAACTGGCAGTCCATATCGTTCAATGATATTGGCTATCGCTATGCAAGTATTAATACCGATGCAAATGAGCTAGTGGTCAAAGAAAATGAGCATGCTAGCGATATCCTAAAATCGGTTAATCTGACTTTGCAACGTGGCGATGTGGTGTTTTTAATCGGGGCGAATGGTAGCGGTAAATCTACGCTTGCCAAGATTATTACAGGCATTTTCACCCCTAGCATCGGTGCTGTAAAAATAGACAGCCAGCTCGTTGACTCAGAAAACAACGCCGATTACCGACAGCTTTTTTCTGCCATTTTTAGCGATCAGCATCTTTTTAAACAGCTGATTGGTAGAGAGAGACAGCAACCCGATGAAGCGCTCGTAAATACATGGCTGCATAAATTGAATTTACAAGATAAAGTCAGCGTGACTGACAACCAATTATCGACCGACAAGCTATCACAAGGACAACGCAAGCGCTTGGCCATGCTCATTGCCGTGGCTGAACAAAAAGACATACTGCTACTCGATGAATGGGCGGCTGACCAAGATCCTGCCTTTCGCCGAGTGTTTTATCAAACACTGATACCTGAACTCAAAGCCTTGGGTAAAACGCTGTTTATCATCAGTCATGATGACGGTTACTTTGAGCATGCAGATCGATTATTACTGATGAAAGAAGGCCGATTGATTGAGTTAAATGCTGAAGAGCGTCAACGTGCTAGTGCCGATGCCATTGCTATGTTGGAGTGA